A region from the Desulfitobacterium dehalogenans ATCC 51507 genome encodes:
- a CDS encoding ferritin-like domain-containing protein, translating into MNALEFAIKMELEGERYYREQAEINQGNSLKSIFLMLADDEKMHAQILEKKANKLDYSLEPNETLATAKHVFSNKDRIKNEIKEIPSQIDVYRAAMENERESIHLYQKCASEAADEETKALFEYLILQEEDHYAVLDRLISLLSHAEEWVENAEFGVREDY; encoded by the coding sequence ATGAATGCTTTGGAATTCGCCATCAAAATGGAGCTGGAAGGGGAACGCTATTACCGGGAGCAAGCAGAAATTAATCAAGGAAACAGCTTGAAATCAATTTTCTTAATGCTGGCAGATGATGAAAAAATGCATGCTCAAATCTTAGAGAAGAAAGCCAATAAATTGGACTATTCACTGGAACCTAACGAGACCTTGGCCACGGCCAAACATGTCTTCAGCAATAAAGACAGGATTAAAAACGAGATTAAAGAGATTCCCAGTCAGATCGATGTTTATCGGGCTGCCATGGAAAATGAAAGAGAAAGCATCCATCTCTATCAAAAATGCGCCTCTGAAGCAGCGGATGAGGAGACAAAGGCCTTGTTCGAATACCTGATTCTCCAGGAAGAAGATCACTATGCCGTCCTGGATCGATTGATCTCTTTACTTAGCCACGCTGAAGAATGGGTGGAAAATGCCGAGTTTGGAGTCAGGGAAGATTATTAA
- a CDS encoding Crp/Fnr family transcriptional regulator — translation MSKHECGHGHNHGCECEGHTSCVSLVPIFNHLEAEQMAEITEAVQSDSYKKGEVIYRAGDQSDSLYIVRSGKIRVYRLSESGKEQLVRFLSPGDFTGEHALFSESVHESYAEAVENTEVCQITRTDLQKFLLKYPSISLKILTEFSSRLEKSEKQTTRVSTEKVETRLALFLAECIDKEEASMEFVLPMSKRDLASFLGTTPETISRKLTEFEDAGYIRQKAHRKIEVIDLDELLLV, via the coding sequence ATGAGCAAACATGAGTGCGGTCATGGGCATAATCACGGGTGTGAATGTGAGGGACACACATCATGTGTCTCATTGGTACCGATATTTAATCATCTCGAAGCTGAGCAAATGGCTGAAATCACGGAAGCTGTTCAATCAGATTCCTACAAAAAGGGCGAGGTCATTTATCGGGCCGGGGATCAATCCGATTCACTCTATATTGTCAGAAGTGGGAAAATCAGAGTTTATCGTTTATCAGAATCTGGCAAGGAACAGTTGGTGCGTTTTTTGAGCCCAGGGGATTTCACAGGTGAACATGCTTTGTTCAGTGAGTCTGTTCATGAGTCCTATGCCGAAGCAGTGGAAAACACGGAGGTTTGTCAGATAACGCGCACGGATTTACAGAAGTTCCTTTTGAAATACCCCTCAATTTCTTTGAAAATCTTAACGGAATTCTCGAGCAGGCTGGAAAAATCGGAGAAACAAACCACAAGAGTCTCAACGGAGAAGGTGGAAACCCGGCTTGCTCTTTTCCTGGCTGAGTGTATCGATAAAGAAGAAGCGTCGATGGAGTTTGTACTTCCGATGAGTAAAAGGGATCTGGCTTCCTTCCTAGGGACAACGCCGGAAACAATCAGTAGGAAATTAACGGAATTTGAAGACGCGGGATATATTAGACAGAAGGCCCATAGGAAGATAGAGGTTATTGATTTAGATGAACTGCTCTTGGTCTAA
- a CDS encoding carbohydrate-binding domain-containing protein codes for MKRTWSKRYQLVSFSLALTLLVTGCGRAGSEREAGETSAAISSPAASSAEFDLGFSARDLDIGFDETTATKITLNDGGIEVSGSGAKAEEDRVTVSQEGTYILSGALNDGQVIVDAPDTDKVQLVLNGVSIHNEDHAALYIKEVDKVFITLAADSRNTLTDGTKYVQIDEANVDGVIYSKADLTINGSGLLNVVGNYKHGIVSKEDLVITGGKVSVTAQGQGLHGKDCVKIKDGIFVLNTQGDAVQSDNAEDGTRGFVYIAGGTFAIETQGDAFQAETLLQTDGGTFKVVTGGGSENASTDAKGNERNGWGMWGRPQGNPESINGAVPEATAAVEEDATPSAKGFKAGSELILNEGSFNIDSSDDALHSNGTLVITGGTYAISSGDDGLHADGDLKITGGILLVEKSYEGIEGNTITITGGIIEVTALDDGLNVAGGNDGSAFGRPGQNNFTKANTDQYLRISGGEIKVNAAGDGLDSNGNLFVEGGTITVSGPVDNGNGALDYDGTATITGGVLMATGSSGMAQGFAEDSSQYSLLHVLSTSVAAGSEVTLTDANGKVILKWTADKEFNTVQLSSPDLVQGGTYTLTAGTVTETVTLSSIATSNGGGMGGGRGGNPGGMMGQPPQSGERPGHSK; via the coding sequence ATGAAGAGAACATGGTCCAAGAGATACCAATTGGTTTCTTTTTCCTTGGCCCTGACCTTGTTGGTCACAGGCTGCGGAAGGGCCGGAAGTGAACGGGAAGCGGGTGAAACCTCTGCGGCAATCTCCTCTCCGGCAGCTTCATCAGCTGAATTTGATCTTGGTTTTTCAGCCCGTGATTTGGACATAGGCTTTGATGAAACCACAGCTACCAAAATTACTTTAAACGATGGCGGCATTGAAGTATCGGGTTCAGGTGCCAAGGCCGAGGAAGATAGGGTAACCGTTTCACAAGAAGGGACGTATATTTTGTCCGGAGCTTTAAACGATGGACAAGTCATCGTTGATGCACCGGATACAGACAAGGTTCAGCTTGTCCTGAATGGGGTGAGTATCCATAATGAGGATCATGCGGCTTTGTATATTAAAGAAGTAGATAAAGTTTTCATAACCCTCGCAGCAGATAGCAGAAATACTCTGACCGATGGAACGAAGTATGTCCAAATAGATGAAGCCAATGTGGATGGGGTGATTTACAGTAAGGCCGATCTCACCATTAATGGTAGCGGCTTACTAAATGTCGTCGGAAATTATAAACATGGGATTGTATCCAAGGAAGATCTGGTCATTACCGGCGGAAAAGTCTCCGTGACCGCTCAGGGTCAAGGGCTGCACGGTAAGGATTGTGTAAAAATCAAAGATGGAATCTTTGTCTTAAATACTCAAGGGGATGCCGTTCAGTCGGATAACGCGGAGGATGGAACCAGGGGGTTTGTCTATATCGCGGGCGGTACCTTTGCCATCGAAACCCAAGGAGATGCCTTCCAAGCCGAAACCCTCCTCCAAACGGATGGGGGTACCTTTAAAGTTGTCACCGGTGGAGGCAGTGAAAACGCCAGCACGGATGCCAAGGGCAATGAGCGGAACGGCTGGGGGATGTGGGGCAGACCTCAAGGAAATCCGGAGAGCATCAATGGAGCTGTACCTGAAGCAACAGCTGCAGTTGAAGAAGATGCGACTCCCAGTGCCAAAGGGTTTAAGGCTGGTAGTGAGCTCATTCTCAATGAAGGAAGCTTTAATATCGATTCTTCTGACGACGCCCTTCACAGCAATGGAACTCTGGTCATTACCGGGGGCACTTATGCCATTAGCTCCGGAGATGATGGACTTCACGCTGACGGTGATTTGAAGATCACCGGGGGAATCCTCTTAGTGGAAAAAAGCTATGAGGGTATTGAAGGAAATACCATAACGATCACGGGCGGTATCATCGAAGTCACTGCCCTTGATGACGGACTGAACGTAGCCGGGGGCAATGACGGCTCTGCCTTTGGCCGACCTGGGCAGAATAACTTCACTAAAGCAAATACAGACCAATATCTGCGGATTAGCGGCGGTGAGATTAAGGTCAATGCAGCCGGGGACGGACTGGATTCCAACGGAAATCTGTTCGTCGAAGGGGGAACGATTACTGTAAGCGGCCCTGTTGATAATGGTAACGGTGCCCTGGATTATGACGGAACAGCCACGATTACCGGTGGAGTGCTGATGGCTACAGGGAGCAGCGGTATGGCCCAAGGCTTTGCTGAGGACTCCAGCCAATATTCCCTGCTCCATGTTCTATCAACATCTGTGGCGGCAGGAAGTGAGGTCACGTTGACCGACGCCAATGGAAAAGTCATCTTAAAATGGACGGCGGATAAGGAGTTTAATACGGTTCAACTCAGTTCGCCAGACCTCGTCCAGGGTGGCACCTATACTTTGACTGCCGGCACCGTTACTGAAACGGTTACTCTGTCCTCAATTGCTACTTCCAATGGCGGCGGCATGGGAGGGGGCAGAGGGGGCAACCCGGGAGGTATGATGGGTCAGCCTCCTCAGTCGGGCGAAAGGCCGGGGCATTCTAAATAG
- a CDS encoding NADPH-dependent FMN reductase, whose translation MSRIKIGVLVGSLRKDSFCRKLSKALKEVAPESFDLEEVEIGELVLYNQDLDEPDNLPEAWTVFREKMRSYDAFIFVSPEYNRSVPAVLKNALDVGSRPPSKSVWGGKPGAVLTASPGSIGGFGANHHLRQILSCLNVPTMQAPEAYLGNIATAFDESGNLTSDRTRGFLQKFMESYAIWVGKNR comes from the coding sequence ATGAGTCGAATAAAGATTGGAGTCCTCGTGGGAAGTTTACGCAAAGATTCCTTTTGCCGCAAGCTGAGTAAGGCTCTTAAGGAAGTAGCCCCTGAGTCCTTCGACCTGGAAGAAGTGGAGATTGGAGAACTGGTTCTTTACAACCAGGATCTTGATGAGCCGGACAACCTTCCGGAAGCCTGGACTGTCTTCCGGGAAAAGATGAGAAGCTATGATGCCTTTATTTTTGTGAGCCCCGAATACAACAGGTCAGTGCCTGCGGTCCTTAAGAATGCTCTCGATGTGGGATCCAGGCCGCCCAGTAAGAGCGTGTGGGGAGGCAAACCCGGAGCGGTCCTGACTGCCTCACCGGGTTCAATCGGTGGCTTTGGTGCGAACCATCACCTTCGGCAAATCCTGTCCTGCTTAAATGTGCCCACTATGCAGGCTCCTGAAGCTTACCTGGGCAATATTGCAACTGCTTTTGATGAAAGCGGCAATCTTACCAGTGACCGGACCCGCGGATTTTTACAAAAATTCATGGAGTCCTATGCAATTTGGGTGGGCAAGAATAGATAA
- a CDS encoding heavy-metal-associated domain-containing protein, with protein sequence MSKVLFQITPLSCPGCGKQIHEKLMEQDGVIIVKVFPRLGRIRTEFDEAKTNAAHLEGLIGSWGHAVELKKLKRGYENDEAY encoded by the coding sequence ATGAGCAAAGTTCTATTTCAGATAACACCACTGAGCTGTCCCGGCTGTGGCAAGCAAATCCATGAAAAGCTAATGGAACAGGATGGTGTCATAATAGTGAAGGTCTTTCCGAGACTTGGCAGGATCCGCACAGAATTCGATGAGGCAAAGACAAATGCGGCACATTTAGAGGGTCTGATCGGCAGCTGGGGTCACGCCGTGGAGCTTAAAAAGCTCAAAAGGGGGTATGAAAATGATGAAGCATATTAA
- a CDS encoding amino acid ABC transporter ATP-binding protein: MEKIIEVHHLSKSFGANEVLKDIDFSVRKGEVVCIIGSSGSGKSTLLRCINLLEKPSGGQIIYKGENILDDQHDVYQYRQKLGMVFQQFNLFNNHNVLNNCLVGQIKLLKRSKAEAEEVAMKYLNVVGMEQYINAKPKQLSGGQKQRVAIARALSMEPDVMLFDEPTSALDPEMVGEVLKVMKELAESGLTMLVVTHEMGFAKEVSDRVVFMDKGVIAEEGPPEEIFNNPKQERTREFLKRTLTPQV, encoded by the coding sequence TTGGAAAAAATCATTGAAGTTCACCATTTAAGCAAATCCTTCGGCGCCAATGAAGTCTTGAAGGATATCGATTTTTCGGTGCGCAAGGGAGAAGTGGTCTGTATCATCGGTTCCTCCGGCTCAGGGAAGTCCACGCTTCTGCGCTGTATTAACCTTTTAGAAAAACCCAGCGGCGGCCAAATCATCTATAAAGGCGAAAACATTCTGGATGATCAGCACGATGTCTATCAATACCGCCAAAAACTGGGGATGGTCTTTCAGCAGTTCAACCTGTTTAATAACCATAATGTCCTGAACAATTGCCTGGTAGGGCAGATCAAATTATTGAAGCGTTCCAAGGCCGAGGCCGAGGAAGTAGCCATGAAATACCTGAACGTTGTGGGAATGGAGCAATACATTAATGCCAAACCCAAGCAATTGTCCGGAGGACAAAAACAGCGGGTAGCCATTGCCCGTGCTCTTTCCATGGAGCCGGATGTGATGCTGTTCGACGAGCCCACCTCCGCCTTGGATCCGGAGATGGTAGGGGAAGTTCTGAAAGTTATGAAGGAATTGGCCGAATCGGGGTTGACCATGTTGGTGGTTACCCATGAAATGGGCTTTGCCAAAGAGGTTTCCGATCGAGTCGTCTTTATGGATAAAGGGGTTATCGCTGAAGAAGGGCCGCCGGAGGAGATTTTTAATAATCCGAAGCAAGAGCGGACCCGGGAGTTCTTAAAACGGACGTTAACTCCCCAAGTTTAA
- a CDS encoding ABC transporter ATP-binding protein — protein MRYGRPPGRSAHSPLTEEEKLNRPKLTKAFLKRILSYLLPYWPRLALVFFAIITSSLLGLLPPLLSGRIIDEGLIGKDFSLLAQLILLSFTVLIISNLINVLENYLTTWVAQHIIYDMKNQMYSHLQQMSHRFFTNNNQGDIITRMTTDINGVQSVIVGTLTRIVSNTIILVTTLAALFQKNWVLALISIIIVPLFILPTNQVGNRRWSLTMAKQEQTDASNQLFNETLSVSGQLLVKLFTREDKEYTKFEKINREITRLSIREILVGRWFRVIFDTFTNMGPMIIYLAGGFLIIKMGSDLTVGDITVVVALLGRLYLPVNVLLTIQVDIIRSLALFSRIFEYFDIPVEIKNSPQVIVPKECAGKIIFDHVSFQYEGKPILKDINITIEKGKSVAIVGPSGTGKSTLVNLIPRLYDVTEGKVLLDGQDVRNLDLNFLRQNIGMVSQDTYLFNGTIRENLHYANEQAEEADLIRVCQEANIYDFIRTLPEGFDTLVGNRGLKLSGGEKQRLSIARVLLKNPKVLIMDEATSSLDSISESLIQEAIEPIIRGRTSVIIAHRLSTIMAVDEIIVLQDGEIVQRGTHWDLVEEEGLYKLLYETQFKIILEDLEQR, from the coding sequence ATGCGGTATGGCAGACCCCCGGGGCGAAGCGCTCACTCCCCGCTGACTGAAGAAGAAAAACTCAATAGGCCTAAACTGACTAAAGCTTTTCTCAAACGAATTTTGAGCTATCTTCTGCCTTACTGGCCAAGGCTTGCCTTAGTGTTCTTCGCTATCATTACCTCATCCCTCCTTGGACTCCTTCCTCCTTTATTATCCGGACGTATTATTGACGAGGGGTTGATCGGTAAAGATTTTTCCCTCTTGGCCCAGTTGATCCTCCTTTCTTTTACCGTCTTGATCATCTCTAACTTAATTAATGTCCTCGAAAACTACCTGACTACCTGGGTCGCTCAACATATTATCTACGATATGAAAAATCAGATGTATAGCCATTTGCAGCAGATGTCCCACCGTTTCTTCACAAATAATAATCAAGGAGATATCATTACCCGTATGACCACGGATATCAATGGTGTTCAAAGCGTCATTGTGGGTACCTTGACCAGAATTGTCAGCAATACCATTATCCTCGTTACAACCCTGGCCGCCCTCTTCCAAAAGAATTGGGTCCTGGCTTTGATCAGTATTATCATCGTCCCTTTGTTCATCCTCCCCACCAATCAAGTGGGAAATCGCCGCTGGTCCCTCACCATGGCCAAGCAGGAGCAAACGGATGCCTCCAACCAATTGTTTAATGAAACCTTAAGTGTCAGTGGTCAACTCTTGGTTAAATTATTTACCCGTGAGGATAAGGAGTACACAAAATTTGAGAAAATCAATCGGGAGATCACCCGTTTAAGCATCCGGGAAATTCTCGTGGGCAGATGGTTCCGGGTCATTTTTGATACCTTCACCAATATGGGACCCATGATCATCTACTTAGCCGGTGGCTTCCTCATTATCAAAATGGGCTCAGACCTGACTGTAGGGGATATTACCGTTGTCGTAGCACTGCTGGGACGTCTGTATCTTCCTGTGAATGTCCTTCTAACCATTCAGGTGGATATCATCCGTTCCCTGGCCCTCTTCTCCAGAATCTTTGAGTATTTTGACATCCCCGTTGAAATTAAAAACTCCCCCCAGGTTATCGTCCCCAAGGAGTGTGCAGGAAAAATCATCTTTGACCATGTTTCTTTTCAGTATGAGGGAAAGCCCATCCTGAAGGATATCAATATAACCATAGAAAAAGGAAAGTCCGTGGCTATTGTGGGGCCCTCGGGAACAGGAAAATCCACCTTGGTCAACCTCATCCCTCGCTTATATGATGTGACCGAAGGTAAAGTTCTCCTGGATGGGCAGGATGTTCGGAACCTTGACCTGAACTTTCTGCGCCAGAACATTGGCATGGTTTCCCAGGACACCTATCTCTTCAACGGAACCATTCGTGAGAACCTCCACTATGCCAATGAGCAGGCCGAAGAAGCGGACTTGATCAGAGTCTGTCAGGAAGCCAATATCTATGATTTTATCCGCACTCTTCCTGAGGGCTTTGACACTTTAGTAGGCAACCGGGGATTGAAATTATCCGGCGGGGAGAAACAACGCCTCTCCATCGCCAGGGTTCTTTTGAAGAATCCCAAAGTCCTGATTATGGATGAAGCCACCTCTTCCCTGGATTCTATCAGCGAGTCCCTCATTCAGGAAGCCATTGAACCTATTATCAGAGGCAGAACCAGTGTTATTATCGCACACCGGCTTTCCACTATTATGGCCGTGGATGAAATCATCGTCTTACAGGATGGAGAAATCGTCCAAAGGGGGACCCATTGGGATCTGGTCGAGGAGGAGGGACTCTATAAACTCCTCTATGAGACCCAGTTTAAGATTATCCTGGAGGATCTGGAGCAACGCTAA
- a CDS encoding DUF542 domain-containing protein, translated as MKQTITINGQTELGELVTFFPAITSRLNDLHIDYCCQGDRSLESAIKEAGLSIDFIAEVQNAYNNYLAKPDKELPVTELSDEELIDLILDTHHLTERALWKELDKQVNLILLVHYEHGKDLMLNVHRSFSELKMELEEHFAKEEKELFPAMLKENKIPEDRAAIRALIDELEGEHDGAGKIIKRLIKETNDFTPPEYACPTVKAVYQKLHELVDDIFLHIAKENSVLFKRY; from the coding sequence ATGAAACAAACAATCACAATCAACGGTCAAACAGAGCTTGGCGAACTTGTAACTTTTTTTCCTGCCATTACTTCACGCTTGAATGATCTGCATATTGACTACTGTTGTCAAGGGGATCGCTCCCTCGAATCAGCTATCAAAGAAGCAGGTCTGTCGATCGATTTCATCGCAGAAGTACAGAACGCGTACAATAATTATTTAGCAAAACCAGACAAGGAACTACCGGTAACTGAGCTTTCTGACGAAGAGCTCATTGACCTCATCCTTGATACACATCATCTAACCGAGCGTGCTTTATGGAAGGAGCTGGATAAGCAAGTTAATTTGATTTTGCTCGTCCATTATGAGCATGGCAAGGACTTGATGCTGAATGTGCACCGCAGCTTCAGCGAATTAAAGATGGAGTTAGAGGAGCATTTCGCAAAAGAGGAGAAGGAACTTTTCCCCGCGATGCTTAAAGAAAATAAGATACCTGAAGATCGTGCGGCCATAAGGGCACTGATCGACGAATTAGAAGGTGAGCACGATGGTGCCGGTAAGATTATTAAACGTTTAATCAAGGAAACCAACGATTTCACACCACCGGAGTACGCCTGTCCTACAGTGAAAGCAGTTTATCAGAAACTCCATGAGCTGGTTGATGATATTTTCCTGCATATCGCCAAGGAAAACAGCGTTTTATTCAAGCGTTACTAA
- a CDS encoding heavy-metal-associated domain-containing protein translates to MAKAEFQLEPLTCPTCVKKIESTLTKAKGVDSVKVLFSSSKVKTEFDDTQTNAEKLKLTIENLGYTVLTSKVS, encoded by the coding sequence ATGGCAAAAGCAGAATTTCAATTAGAGCCCTTAACTTGTCCGACCTGTGTCAAGAAAATTGAATCCACACTGACCAAGGCCAAAGGGGTTGATTCGGTAAAAGTATTATTCAGCTCCAGCAAGGTAAAAACGGAATTCGATGATACCCAAACGAATGCCGAGAAACTAAAGCTAACGATTGAAAACTTAGGTTATACAGTATTAACTTCGAAAGTCTCTTAA
- a CDS encoding heavy metal translocating P-type ATPase, with translation MMKHINKHKNQMTAISGILIVLGFLLSLAGYESYKDLALITATLIAIIPIALKAFQALRMKAFSIELLVTIAVMGALYIHEYTESSVVTFLFLFGAYLEARTLEKTRSSLKALVDMAPQEANVIREGRNLTIPVEEVVKGDRVIIRSGGKVPVDGSIVSGKATLNEAAITGESVPASKEIDDKVYSGTIVDNGYIEIIAEKVGDDTTFAKIIELVEEAQESKSKTQKFLDKFSNYYTPAIVILSIIVYALTRNLHLAITFLVVACPGALVIGAPVSTVAGIGNGARNGVLVKGGEVMDRLSKVDTIVFDKTGTLTKGKPAVTDMKNFSNLEAKELLRLVAKAETISEHHLGQTIVKEANKRNLSLEGEVLNGEVIKGNGIRAQVDGYELAIGNRKLMDAGNIQVSDEASAYALQREKAGNTAIFAAVDGQVAGIFSIADQIREDAHQALAELRKHGIKKMVMLTGDNKHTAELVADELGLDEFQAELLPENKVEFVKKLKAAGHVVAMAGDGINDAPAIATADIGLAMGEGGTDVSMETADVVLMADKLMQFSHAYALAKATVRNMKQNTFFAVAIVFILLAGVLSDYVHLASGMFIHEASILIVILNAMRLMRFNHRSESVEIEMR, from the coding sequence ATGATGAAGCATATTAATAAGCATAAAAACCAGATGACAGCAATTTCCGGTATCCTTATCGTGCTTGGTTTCCTGCTTTCATTAGCAGGATATGAAAGCTATAAGGATTTGGCTTTGATCACGGCGACCCTCATCGCCATTATTCCTATCGCCCTCAAGGCTTTCCAAGCGCTGCGCATGAAGGCCTTTAGTATTGAACTCTTGGTGACGATCGCCGTCATGGGTGCCCTTTATATTCATGAGTACACCGAGTCTTCAGTTGTTACGTTCTTGTTTTTATTTGGTGCCTACTTGGAAGCACGTACTCTGGAAAAAACCCGTTCTTCTTTAAAAGCACTTGTGGATATGGCGCCACAGGAGGCAAATGTCATTCGTGAAGGGAGAAATTTGACGATACCTGTGGAGGAAGTCGTCAAAGGTGATCGGGTTATTATCCGCTCTGGAGGCAAGGTTCCTGTTGATGGCAGTATCGTGTCCGGTAAAGCGACCTTGAATGAAGCGGCTATTACAGGTGAATCTGTGCCGGCCTCGAAAGAGATAGATGATAAGGTTTATAGTGGTACTATTGTCGATAATGGCTATATAGAAATTATTGCTGAAAAAGTTGGGGATGATACTACTTTTGCAAAAATAATCGAGCTTGTGGAAGAAGCACAAGAATCAAAATCAAAAACCCAAAAGTTCTTGGATAAGTTTTCAAACTACTATACACCGGCTATAGTCATCTTATCGATCATCGTTTATGCGCTTACCCGTAACCTCCATTTAGCAATTACCTTCTTAGTTGTCGCTTGCCCTGGTGCTTTGGTCATCGGGGCACCTGTGTCCACTGTTGCCGGAATTGGCAATGGTGCTAGAAACGGTGTCCTTGTCAAAGGCGGAGAGGTTATGGATCGCTTATCTAAGGTTGATACAATTGTCTTTGACAAAACGGGTACCCTAACGAAAGGAAAACCGGCAGTAACAGATATGAAAAACTTCTCTAATCTGGAAGCCAAAGAATTGCTCAGATTGGTGGCGAAGGCAGAAACTATTTCTGAGCACCATCTAGGACAAACGATTGTCAAAGAAGCGAATAAGAGGAATTTGAGCCTTGAAGGAGAAGTGCTTAACGGTGAAGTAATTAAAGGCAATGGCATTCGAGCACAAGTTGACGGTTACGAGCTGGCGATTGGTAATCGGAAGCTAATGGATGCGGGAAATATCCAGGTTAGTGATGAGGCTTCAGCTTATGCCCTTCAACGTGAAAAAGCAGGAAACACGGCAATATTCGCGGCGGTAGATGGCCAGGTTGCCGGTATCTTCTCCATAGCCGACCAGATCCGTGAAGATGCCCATCAAGCTTTAGCGGAACTGAGAAAGCATGGTATCAAGAAAATGGTGATGCTGACCGGGGACAATAAGCATACCGCTGAGTTAGTTGCCGATGAACTCGGGCTGGATGAATTTCAGGCAGAACTACTACCGGAAAACAAAGTGGAATTTGTTAAGAAGTTGAAAGCGGCTGGACATGTCGTGGCGATGGCAGGGGATGGAATTAATGATGCACCGGCTATTGCGACAGCCGATATAGGCTTAGCCATGGGTGAAGGCGGTACCGATGTATCCATGGAAACAGCGGATGTGGTCCTGATGGCGGATAAGCTCATGCAGTTCTCTCATGCCTACGCACTTGCCAAGGCGACGGTGCGTAATATGAAGCAAAACACATTCTTTGCAGTGGCCATTGTCTTTATTCTCTTAGCTGGGGTATTGTCGGACTATGTTCATTTGGCATCGGGGATGTTTATCCATGAAGCCAGTATTTTAATCGTGATCCTTAATGCCATGAGACTGATGCGCTTCAATCATAGAAGCGAAAGTGTCGAAATCGAAATGAGATAA
- a CDS encoding manganese efflux pump MntP family protein yields MIMGNLALLIIAIGLSMDAFAVAISKGLSMRRMSYKTALITGAFFGGFQALMPLIGFVLGTRFESYITAIDHWIAFILLSLIGLNMIKESRGPCEIIEDRFNLKEMVTLSLATSIDALAIGVTFAFLHVDILPAVSMIGVTTFVFSFLGVKIGNVFGECYKSRAELAGGVILILMGVKILLEHLGFLG; encoded by the coding sequence ATGATCATGGGAAATCTGGCGTTATTAATCATTGCCATAGGGCTTTCCATGGACGCTTTTGCTGTGGCTATCAGCAAAGGTTTGTCCATGCGGCGGATGAGCTATAAGACAGCATTAATTACGGGAGCTTTTTTCGGAGGATTTCAGGCTTTAATGCCTCTCATAGGCTTTGTGTTGGGAACGCGGTTCGAGTCCTATATTACGGCAATCGACCATTGGATTGCTTTTATCCTCCTTTCTCTGATCGGTTTGAATATGATTAAGGAGTCCAGAGGTCCCTGTGAAATCATCGAAGACCGGTTTAATCTTAAAGAGATGGTCACTCTGTCCTTAGCCACAAGCATTGATGCCTTGGCTATTGGGGTTACCTTCGCCTTTTTGCATGTGGACATCCTACCCGCCGTATCCATGATTGGTGTAACTACCTTCGTTTTTTCCTTCTTGGGGGTTAAGATCGGTAATGTTTTTGGAGAGTGCTATAAGTCCAGGGCTGAGTTGGCCGGTGGGGTGATTCTGATTTTGATGGGGGTTAAGATCCTTTTAGAGCATCTGGGCTTCCTTGGCTAG